The genomic region GCTCCTCGGTCCCAACGGCGCGGGCAAGACCACCACCATCGAGATCCTCGAAGGGTTCCGGAAGCGCTCCGCCGGCACGGTGGACGTGCTCGGCGCGGACCCCGAACACGGCGGTGAGGACTGGCGCGCCCGCCTCGGCGTGGTCCTGCAGACCTGGCGGGACCACGGCGGCTGGCGGGTCCGCGACCTCCTGGTCCACTTCGGGCGCTTCTACGCGCCCTACTCCACCCCGGACCGCGCGCGCCCCCACGACACCGACGCACTCCTGGAGCGCGTCGGCCTCGCCGACCAGGCGGGCACGAAGATCAACAAGCTCTCCGGCGGGCAGCGCCGCCGCCTGGACGTGGCGATCGGCGTGGTCGGCCGTCCCGAACTGCTCTTCCTCGACGAGCCCACCGCCGGATTCGACCCCCAGGCGCGGCGGAGCTTCCACGAACTCGTCCACGACATCGTCGACGCGGACGACACCACGGTCCTGCTCACCACGCACGACCTTGACGAGGCGGAGAAGCTCGCCGACCGCATCCTCATCCTCGCGGGCGGCACCATCGTCGCCGACGGCAGCGTGGAGCAGCTGTCCGCGCTGGTCGAGCGGGAGAGCGAGGTCTCCTGGCGGGTCGGCGACCAGCGCCACGTCCACGTCACCGACGCCCCCGCCCGCCACATCGCCGGACTGCACGCCGAGCTCGGCGAGGACCTGGCCGACCTGCGGGTCGTCCGGCCCTCCCTGGAGGACA from Nocardiopsis aegyptia harbors:
- a CDS encoding ABC transporter ATP-binding protein — translated: MSTPTGEVSRAAAQASGEPADAVVRVSGLRMNYGTAEVLRGVGFTARRGEVVALLGPNGAGKTTTIEILEGFRKRSAGTVDVLGADPEHGGEDWRARLGVVLQTWRDHGGWRVRDLLVHFGRFYAPYSTPDRARPHDTDALLERVGLADQAGTKINKLSGGQRRRLDVAIGVVGRPELLFLDEPTAGFDPQARRSFHELVHDIVDADDTTVLLTTHDLDEAEKLADRILILAGGTIVADGSVEQLSALVERESEVSWRVGDQRHVHVTDAPARHIAGLHAELGEDLADLRVVRPSLEDIYLDMVARYESGDAESAAHEFVKEIR